TGGTATTCAATCTCTTTAAGCTGGCCTTTGACTATATTCACAATGTGGCCGGCTATGATGAGGTGGTGATTGCGGTGAACCCCAAGCATGATCTGGTTTACCGCTTCCTTTTCTTTGAGGAGCTGGGGCCTTTACGGTACTACGAGTCGGCCAACGGGGCCCCGGCCATTGCCAAGCATATCAGCGTCCGGCAGGTCCAGGAGCTGAAAGACCAATGCCTGCTCAGCGGCCGGCGGGGTCTTTACAAGATGTTCTTCGGCCATCAATTCCCCCAAGAGTCTCTCCAACCCACTCCCCTGTTTTCCCAAAGGGAATTTGAGAATTTCTTTGTGCAAAAGAGCGCTGTCCTGGCCAAGGCCGATCCGGCTCAGTTGGAGCACCTGCGTTCCGTGTATCCCCGGCTCAAGATCGGATAAAGAGTCCAGCCTGGGTGTTCAGCACCACAGCCAAGCAACTAGATTCCCGCCTGCGCGGGAATGACACTTTCTTGAGTCTGTGGGGGAATGACAAGTCAAAGCAAAAAAAAGAAACAGCCGGCACAATCCTTGAGGATTGCGCCGGCTGTTCTTGTACAGAGGGGATAAAACCCTATTGTCTCTTAATGTACTTGCCTATTAGAGGCGGAAGCGATTACGGCGTCCGACCAGAGCCGCGCCCAGAAGACCCATGCCAAACAGGGCTGTGGTTGCAGGCTCAGGAATCACCGGGCCACCCTCGAGAGTCGGAGGGGAACCTAGTGGCGGATAACCGAAGGTGAATGTCGAAGGATCGTCCACGCCGCCACTTCTGGAATCCGGGTCGCCAAACACGAGGCTTCCCCCAATATCCCAGGTGCTCTCGCCAAAGAGGCCCAAGCCGCTGCCGGCAAAAGCCTTGAGAGGGCTGTTAATCCCGATGAAGTTGGACTCGCCTTCGATGTAGTACTTGACGCCGCCGATGATCACGAAGTTAGGCTCATCCACAATGACTCCGCCCACAACGATCGGGGATGCCCAAGACTCATTCAGGAGCATGATGGACCCACCGGCTGTGTCGTAGGTGAGCTCCAGGAAGAGCTCTTCATTGGGATCGCCTGCAGTGCCCAGGCTGTTGTACAGCCCGTAGTCGCCGTTGGTGGGGTCAAAACCGGCGGTGGGCAGCGGCAGTGTTCCGCTCGGATCAAAGTCCGGGGTGGTGTCTTCCACCAGCTTCAGGGACCCTGTTCCTGGCACGAAGTTGGTTTGGATATTGCCAACCCCAACACCGGGCGTAATGGAGGAGATAATCAGAGAGTTCAGCGTGTAGGTGAGCTGAGAGCTGATATCATCCGGATTGCCCAAGCTGGAGAGGGCCAAGGTCGGTCCGCCACCCAGGGCGCTGGTCACGGTGCTGACCGTGCCCACTCCAAAAACTTCGAGGCCGCCGTTGGAGGCCAAATAGTCGTTGAAGCGGACGATGTCCGCAGCGGAGCCAAAGATGTCGTTCATGGCGACCGGTGCAATGTCGCCAGGACCCATGTGTGTGACAACGGCGCCGCCGCTGATCACCGCGTAGCGTCCGCCGTCCAGCGGATTGGTCCAGTCCTTGTCAAACCCGAGCGCCCAATTGATGGCACCCCCGCCGATCCATCCGAGCTCAAACTGCCCGATGTCGGAGGTAAACTTGATATCCTCGCCCGTGAAGTTGGCGCCGATTGCCGAAGAGAGCGGGCTTGCTTGCGCCCCTCCACTTACGGTCAAAGCGACCAAGACAGCAACGAAGGCAAGGCTTACCTTACCAAATGTTACTTTCATGTTCGTTCTCCCCTCTGTTGGTTATTTAATTCTTACTTCTGCTAAAGTCCGGCCCTTGCCCAGGAACACACCCAGAATCAAGGTCGCGGTCTTCCAAATGATTTGCAAATCCAAAAGCAGGCACATACGGCGGACGTAGAGAAGATCATAGCGGAGCTTCTTCTTCACATCCTCAACCGTGCAGTCGTACCGGTAATGAATTTGCGCCAAGCCGGTAAGTCCGGGTTTGACCAAGAGACGCTGATCATAGCTGGGGACCTGCTTGTTGAGCTCCTCAGCAAAGGCCGGTCTCTCCGGTCTGGGACCTACCAAACTCATACTCCCTTCCAGCACATTGAAGAGCTGGGGAAGTTCGTCCAGGTGCGTGCGCCGCAGGAAACCGCCGATCCGGGTCACGCGCGGGTCGTCTGTCTGCGCCCACTGAGGCCCGTTGCTTTCTGCATCCACTCGCATGGTCCTGAATTTGTAGATGGTGAACTCGGCTCCGCCCTTGCCCAGGCGTGCCTGCTTGTAAAGCACGGGCCCTTGAGAACTGAATTTCACTGCCAAGGCCACCAGCCCCATCAAAGGTGCTGCCAGGAGAATTCCCATTCCCGCACCCAGGATGTCCAAACCGCGCTTGAGCACC
The window above is part of the Candidatus Omnitrophota bacterium genome. Proteins encoded here:
- a CDS encoding PEP-CTERM sorting domain-containing protein, with the protein product MKVTFGKVSLAFVAVLVALTVSGGAQASPLSSAIGANFTGEDIKFTSDIGQFELGWIGGGAINWALGFDKDWTNPLDGGRYAVISGGAVVTHMGPGDIAPVAMNDIFGSAADIVRFNDYLASNGGLEVFGVGTVSTVTSALGGGPTLALSSLGNPDDISSQLTYTLNSLIISSITPGVGVGNIQTNFVPGTGSLKLVEDTTPDFDPSGTLPLPTAGFDPTNGDYGLYNSLGTAGDPNEELFLELTYDTAGGSIMLLNESWASPIVVGGVIVDEPNFVIIGGVKYYIEGESNFIGINSPLKAFAGSGLGLFGESTWDIGGSLVFGDPDSRSGGVDDPSTFTFGYPPLGSPPTLEGGPVIPEPATTALFGMGLLGAALVGRRNRFRL
- a CDS encoding sugar transferase: MDAALTFRETPLYRLQQSFGHPEGLNLQVRLVLKRGLDILGAGMGILLAAPLMGLVALAVKFSSQGPVLYKQARLGKGGAEFTIYKFRTMRVDAESNGPQWAQTDDPRVTRIGGFLRRTHLDELPQLFNVLEGSMSLVGPRPERPAFAEELNKQVPSYDQRLLVKPGLTGLAQIHYRYDCTVEDVKKKLRYDLLYVRRMCLLLDLQIIWKTATLILGVFLGKGRTLAEVRIK